A single genomic interval of Candidatus Syntrophosphaera sp. harbors:
- the ssnA gene encoding putative aminohydrolase SsnA, whose product MKPYIVTGGTILTFDPRDPVLEDQAILVEDGRIIRIAPEAELSLIHCERIDASGKVVMPGLINAHHHFYSTLVTGLGKAAPSKDFNEVLANLWWRLDKKLLEEDVHVSALVSALNCVKKGCTTVIDHHASPFAIKGSLAAIARALKQCGIRGSLCYEVSDRDGAEKCREGIEENVIWLMKQEELPDPMLKGLFGMHAAFTLSDQSLRDISAWVEKLGCGTHIHAAEAESDELFNIQHHGKRVVERLCDFGLVNKDSILAHGVHLNAREMMLLAESGAALVTNPQSNLNNAVGIADVCKMAELGNTVGLGTDAMTVNMLEELRVGLWAQHLKQNDPSAGFLELANTLLQNNPRIAQKYWGPGHGILADGSPADLIFVDYQPHTPLNAETWIGHVIYGISQANVNTTICAGETLMWNGQLTLDLDEGEVKKRSRSLAKALWDRF is encoded by the coding sequence ATGAAGCCCTACATTGTCACGGGAGGCACGATCCTCACCTTCGATCCCCGGGACCCGGTTTTGGAGGACCAGGCCATCCTGGTCGAGGACGGCAGGATCATCCGCATCGCGCCCGAGGCTGAGCTTTCCCTGATCCACTGCGAGCGGATCGACGCTTCAGGCAAGGTCGTGATGCCAGGACTGATCAACGCCCACCACCATTTCTATTCGACCCTGGTGACTGGATTGGGCAAAGCCGCGCCCTCCAAGGATTTCAACGAGGTGCTGGCCAATCTCTGGTGGCGCCTGGACAAGAAGCTGCTGGAGGAGGACGTCCATGTCAGCGCCCTGGTCTCCGCGCTCAATTGCGTAAAGAAGGGCTGCACCACGGTCATCGACCACCATGCCAGCCCCTTCGCGATCAAAGGCTCGCTGGCCGCGATCGCCCGGGCCCTCAAACAATGCGGGATCCGCGGATCGCTCTGCTATGAGGTCTCGGACCGCGACGGAGCGGAAAAATGCCGGGAGGGGATCGAGGAAAACGTGATCTGGCTGATGAAGCAAGAGGAACTCCCGGACCCGATGCTGAAAGGGCTCTTTGGAATGCACGCGGCTTTCACGCTATCCGATCAAAGCCTGCGAGATATCTCCGCCTGGGTGGAAAAACTGGGCTGCGGCACCCACATCCACGCCGCGGAAGCTGAATCCGACGAGCTTTTCAACATCCAGCACCACGGCAAGCGTGTGGTGGAAAGGCTTTGCGACTTTGGCCTGGTGAATAAGGACAGTATCCTGGCCCACGGAGTGCACCTCAACGCCCGGGAAATGATGCTGCTGGCGGAAAGCGGAGCCGCGCTGGTCACCAATCCGCAATCCAATCTGAACAACGCCGTGGGCATCGCGGACGTCTGCAAGATGGCGGAGCTCGGCAACACGGTGGGCCTGGGCACGGACGCCATGACGGTGAACATGCTGGAGGAACTGCGGGTTGGGCTCTGGGCCCAGCATCTGAAACAGAACGATCCTTCCGCCGGCTTCCTGGAACTGGCCAACACCTTGCTGCAGAACAATCCCCGCATCGCGCAAAAATACTGGGGCCCGGGGCATGGCATCCTGGCCGACGGCAGCCCCGCGGACCTCATCTTCGTGGATTACCAGCCGCACACTCCGCTGAACGCTGAAACCTGGATCGGCCATGTCATCTACGGCATTTCCCAGGCCAATGTGAACACCACCATCTGCGCCGGCGAAACCCTGATGTGGAACGGGCAGTTGACCCTGGACCTGGATGAAGGCGAAGTCAAGAAGCGGTCCCGCTCCCTGGCCAAAGCATTGTGGGACAGGTTTTGA
- the thrC gene encoding threonine synthase: MNYFKGWRCTTCGEDYALDEVRYLCPKCSKGYKPGIPLTGVLESRFDCLAIGYEWEQKPDFSLFDSLERRFYPPLPVGNTPFFQASRLGAELCLPNLYIKNDGLNPSGSLKDRASELVVADANRLGIKEIVCASTGNAASSLACLCAAMGKKALIFAPQQAPQAKLVQIRVHGAELHLVDGTYDDAFAAALEYSAHNDCLNRNTAYNPFTIEGKKTSGLEIWQQLGSVPDWIVVPVGDGVILTGVHKAFYDLLSCGIIEYLPKLLAVQAESSDAITSYWETGEYRDAVSPKTVADSISVKAPSNAHWAVVALRESEGKAIRVHDDAILRDQKELARKTGVFAEPSAAATLSGLLGAIDNGWIEDDDKVVLLVSGHGLKDIDAIR; encoded by the coding sequence ATGAACTATTTCAAAGGCTGGCGCTGCACGACCTGCGGTGAAGATTACGCTCTGGACGAGGTCCGCTACCTATGTCCCAAATGTTCAAAGGGTTACAAGCCCGGGATTCCTCTGACCGGGGTTCTGGAATCGCGCTTCGACTGCCTGGCAATTGGCTATGAATGGGAACAGAAGCCGGATTTTTCTCTCTTCGACTCTCTGGAGCGGAGATTCTATCCGCCTCTGCCGGTGGGCAACACACCCTTTTTCCAGGCGTCCCGGCTGGGCGCGGAACTCTGCCTGCCCAACCTCTATATCAAAAATGACGGCCTCAACCCCAGCGGCTCGCTCAAAGACCGGGCCTCGGAACTGGTGGTGGCCGACGCCAACCGCTTGGGGATCAAGGAGATAGTCTGCGCCTCGACCGGCAACGCGGCTTCCTCGCTGGCCTGTTTGTGTGCTGCGATGGGCAAAAAGGCCTTGATCTTCGCGCCGCAACAAGCCCCCCAGGCCAAACTGGTCCAGATCCGGGTGCACGGCGCGGAACTGCATTTGGTGGATGGCACATACGACGACGCCTTCGCCGCCGCGCTGGAATATTCGGCCCATAACGACTGCCTGAACCGCAACACGGCCTACAATCCCTTCACGATCGAAGGAAAGAAGACCTCCGGGCTCGAGATCTGGCAACAATTGGGCTCGGTGCCGGACTGGATCGTTGTCCCGGTGGGCGATGGAGTGATCCTCACGGGCGTCCACAAAGCCTTTTACGACCTGCTTTCCTGCGGGATCATCGAATATCTGCCCAAACTGCTTGCCGTGCAGGCAGAAAGCTCAGACGCCATCACCTCCTATTGGGAGACCGGCGAATACCGCGACGCGGTAAGTCCGAAAACCGTGGCGGACTCGATATCCGTGAAAGCCCCTTCCAACGCGCATTGGGCTGTGGTCGCGCTCAGAGAATCCGAAGGCAAGGCGATCCGCGTGCATGACGACGCCATTCTGCGTGACCAGAAAGAGCTGGCCAGGAAAACGGGGGTCTTCGCAGAACCCTCCGCCGCGGCAACTTTGTCCGGCCTCTTGGGCGCGATCGACAACGGCTGGATCGAGGATGATGACAAGGTGGTCCTGCTCGTCAGCGGACACGGCTTAAAGGACATCGATGCAATCAGATAG
- a CDS encoding YgeY family selenium metabolism-linked hydrolase — translation MYDRIMEQARRYESETVRHLLEMVRIPAFSTKEKEVVEYILKEMRAAGFDEAFIDPLGNVLGRIGFGDRVIAFDAHIDTVYPGDPSLWDFDPFDAHVKDGKVWGRGSVDQEGGMASMLTAARIIKDLGLNEKFSIWFTGTVMEEDCDGLCWQYIINEDKIVPELVVITEPTNLNIYRGHRGRMEMQVHVKGLSCHGSAPERGDNAIYKISRIALEIEKLHERLRHDEFLGKGSVCVTEVYFTGPSQCAVPDSARIHLDRRLTWGEDKESAVAEVLEACGIAGEPDAEIEILTYSEPAFTGLVYPTEKYFPTWVTPPDSPWLKAAEEAYLGVLGRAPKVDKWTFSTNGVAIAGMHKIPCIGLGPGNEVYAHAPNEATPIEHLTQAAAFYAALVHRLNQ, via the coding sequence ATGTACGACAGGATTATGGAACAAGCCCGGCGTTACGAATCCGAGACGGTGCGCCATCTGCTGGAAATGGTGCGGATCCCGGCCTTCTCCACCAAGGAAAAGGAGGTCGTGGAATACATCCTGAAGGAAATGCGGGCCGCGGGTTTTGACGAGGCCTTCATCGATCCGCTGGGCAACGTGCTCGGCAGGATCGGTTTTGGGGATCGCGTCATAGCCTTCGACGCGCATATCGACACGGTTTATCCCGGCGACCCAAGCCTCTGGGATTTCGACCCCTTCGACGCCCACGTCAAGGACGGAAAGGTCTGGGGCCGCGGCTCAGTGGACCAGGAAGGCGGAATGGCCTCCATGCTCACCGCCGCGCGGATCATCAAGGACCTGGGATTGAACGAGAAATTCAGCATCTGGTTCACCGGAACCGTGATGGAGGAGGATTGCGACGGGCTATGCTGGCAATACATCATCAATGAGGACAAGATCGTGCCGGAACTGGTTGTGATCACGGAACCTACCAATCTGAACATCTATCGCGGCCACCGCGGCAGGATGGAGATGCAGGTGCACGTAAAAGGCCTTTCCTGCCACGGCTCGGCGCCCGAACGCGGAGACAACGCGATCTACAAGATCAGCCGCATCGCTTTGGAGATCGAGAAACTGCACGAGCGCCTGCGCCACGACGAGTTTTTGGGCAAGGGAAGCGTTTGCGTTACAGAGGTTTACTTCACCGGACCCTCGCAATGCGCGGTTCCCGACAGCGCGCGCATCCATCTGGACCGCCGCCTCACCTGGGGTGAAGACAAGGAATCCGCGGTCGCGGAAGTGCTTGAAGCTTGTGGAATTGCCGGAGAGCCGGACGCGGAGATCGAGATTCTGACCTACTCCGAGCCGGCCTTCACCGGGCTGGTCTATCCCACCGAGAAATATTTCCCCACCTGGGTCACGCCACCCGATTCGCCCTGGCTGAAAGCCGCTGAGGAAGCTTATTTGGGGGTTTTGGGACGGGCCCCAAAAGTCGATAAATGGACCTTTTCCACCAACGGTGTGGCCATCGCCGGGATGCACAAAATCCCCTGCATCGGGCTCGGGCCGGGAAATGAAGTATACGCCCACGCGCCCAACGAAGCCACGCCGATAGAGCATCTCACCCAGGCGGCGGCCTTCTACGCCGCGCTGGTCCACAGGTTGAACCAATGA
- a CDS encoding formate--tetrahydrofolate ligase codes for MPTDLEISRQVKMLPIDEVAAKVGLSPRDLDHYGEFKAKIRFSALERIKDNPLGKLILVSAITPTPAGEGKTTVSIGLSQALNQLGKNSTVAIREPSLGPVFGIKGGAAGGGWSQVLPMEDINLHFTGDFHAITAANNTLAGLVDNHIYYGNALNIDPRRITWKRVLDVNDRMLRKIVIGLGGSKQGFPREDGFDITPASEIMAILCLANNMEELRERIGKITVGFNYGGEPVSVKQLGYEGAIAALLKDALQPNIVQTTENTVAFVHGGPFANIAQGANSIIATKTALRLSDYVVTEAGFGFDLGAEKFFDLVCKYGQFCTDAVVLVATVRALKVHGGARLKDITEPNPQAVEAGLPNLAKHLENINKFGMKSIVAINRFPSDTDEEIKIVRDFVEASGFDSSVAEFHSQGGKGGLELAQHVINMVDKEVCHYRGLYDWNSPVEDKIFTVAREIYGAEKVDYTADAKADLKKINKYGFDKLPICIAKTQKSLSDNPDLIGRPKDFLVTVREIVIASGAGFLVPITGEIMRMPGLPKHPSAESIDVEGDGIISGLF; via the coding sequence ATGCCCACAGATCTGGAAATATCGCGCCAGGTGAAGATGCTGCCCATAGACGAGGTCGCCGCGAAGGTCGGCCTTTCGCCCCGGGACCTCGACCACTACGGAGAATTCAAGGCCAAGATCCGCTTTTCCGCGCTGGAGCGGATCAAAGACAATCCCCTGGGGAAACTGATCCTGGTTTCCGCAATCACGCCAACCCCGGCCGGGGAAGGCAAAACCACCGTTTCCATCGGGCTTTCCCAGGCCCTGAACCAACTGGGCAAAAATAGCACTGTGGCGATCCGCGAACCTTCGCTGGGCCCGGTTTTCGGGATCAAGGGCGGCGCGGCCGGCGGAGGCTGGAGCCAGGTGCTTCCCATGGAAGACATCAACCTCCATTTCACCGGGGATTTCCATGCCATCACGGCGGCCAATAACACACTCGCGGGCCTGGTGGACAACCACATCTACTATGGCAACGCGCTGAACATCGATCCCCGGCGCATCACCTGGAAACGCGTGCTGGACGTGAACGACCGCATGCTGCGCAAGATCGTGATCGGCCTGGGCGGCAGCAAACAGGGCTTCCCCCGCGAAGACGGATTTGACATCACGCCAGCAAGCGAGATCATGGCCATCCTCTGCCTGGCCAACAACATGGAGGAGCTGCGCGAACGGATCGGCAAGATCACGGTCGGCTTCAATTACGGCGGCGAGCCGGTGAGCGTGAAACAGCTCGGCTATGAAGGCGCCATCGCCGCGCTGCTCAAGGACGCGCTCCAGCCCAACATCGTGCAGACCACCGAAAACACGGTCGCCTTCGTGCACGGCGGGCCCTTTGCCAACATCGCCCAGGGCGCCAACAGTATCATCGCCACCAAAACCGCGCTGCGCCTGAGTGACTACGTGGTCACAGAAGCGGGCTTTGGCTTCGATCTGGGCGCGGAGAAATTCTTCGACCTGGTGTGCAAATACGGCCAGTTCTGCACCGACGCGGTGGTGCTGGTGGCCACGGTGCGCGCGCTCAAAGTGCACGGCGGGGCCAGGCTGAAAGACATCACCGAGCCCAATCCCCAGGCAGTGGAGGCCGGTTTGCCAAACCTGGCCAAGCATCTGGAGAACATCAACAAATTTGGCATGAAATCGATCGTGGCCATCAACCGCTTTCCCAGCGACACGGATGAGGAGATCAAGATTGTCCGGGATTTCGTGGAGGCCTCGGGTTTCGATTCCTCAGTCGCGGAATTCCACTCGCAAGGCGGCAAGGGCGGGCTGGAACTGGCGCAGCACGTGATCAACATGGTGGACAAGGAAGTATGCCACTACCGCGGCCTCTACGACTGGAACAGCCCGGTGGAGGACAAGATCTTCACTGTGGCGCGTGAAATCTATGGCGCGGAAAAGGTTGACTACACCGCGGACGCCAAGGCAGACCTGAAAAAGATCAACAAATACGGCTTCGACAAACTGCCCATCTGCATCGCCAAGACCCAGAAATCTCTGTCCGACAATCCGGACCTGATCGGTCGGCCCAAGGATTTCCTGGTCACCGTGCGCGAGATCGTGATCGCCAGCGGAGCGGGCTTTTTGGTGCCCATCACAGGCGAGATCATGCGCATGCCGGGCCTGCCCAAACATCCTTCCGCCGAAAGCATCGACGTTGAGGGCGACGGTATTATCAGCGGGCTGTTCTGA